A genomic segment from Salvia splendens isolate huo1 chromosome 13, SspV2, whole genome shotgun sequence encodes:
- the LOC121762533 gene encoding transcription termination factor MTERF4, chloroplastic, with the protein MAAVLRKIGQINSRICKTPKIPFFALPLKPLQNPNELLRESFSTKSSNFPEYEMPTVTWGVIQGRKEKLVSRVIICDYMKSLGIVPDELEELELPSTVEVMRERVEFLQKIGLTIDDINEYPLMLGCSVRKNMVPVLGYLEKIGIPRARMGEFVKNYPQCLHASVVVELAPVIKFLRGLDVEKQDMGYVLMKYPELLGFKLEGTMSTSVAYLVSIGVNPRDIGPMVTQYPYILGMRVGTMIKPLVDYLVSLGLPKKILARMFEKRAYILGYDLEETVKPNVDCLLSFGIKKEALASIIAQYPQILGLPLKAKLSSQQYFFNLKLKIDPDGFARAIERMPQIVSLKQNVIMKPVDFLLGRGIAAADMAKMVVKCPQLFALQVGLMKNSYYYFKSEIGRPVKELVEFPEYFTYSLESRIKPRYQRLQSRGIRCSLAWFLNCSDQRFEERLQGAYIEAESSGPSFTVGGKLELPGSNDVVSEEDESDDEILYRRTVSL; encoded by the coding sequence ATGGCTGCGGTTTTGCGAAAAATCGGCCAAATAAATTCCAGAATCTGCAAAACGCCCAAAATCCCATTTTTTGCACTCCCTCTTAAACCCCTGCAAAACCCTAATGAGCTGCTTCGAGAATCCTTTTCGACGAAGTCGTCGAATTTCCCCGAATACGAGATGCCTACTGTGACTTGGGGTGTGATTCAAGGCCGAAAGGAGAAATTGGTATCTAGGGTCATCATTTGTGATTACATGAAATCCTTAGGAATTGTGCCTGATGAGCTAGAGGAACTCGAATTGCCCTCCACTGTAGAGGTGATGCGCGAAAGAGTCGAGTTTTTGCAGAAAATAGGCTTGACCATAGATGATATCAACGAATACCCATTGATGCTAGGCTGTAGTGTACGGAAAAACATGGTTCCGGTGTTGGGGTACTTAGAAAAGATTGGGATTCCGAGGGCGAGGATGGGGGAGTTTGTGAAGAACTATCCTCAGTGTCTCCACGCCAGTGTCGTGGTGGAGCTTGCACCGGTTATTAAGTTTTTGCGAGGGCTTGATGTGGAGAAACAGGATATGGGCTATGTGTTGATGAAGTACCCGGAGCTGTTAGGCTTCAAGCTCGAGGGAACAATGAGCACGTCTGTTGCTTACTTGGTGAGCATTGGGGTTAATCCGAGGGACATTGGTCCGATGGTGACTCAGTATCCCTACATCTTGGGGATGAGAGTTGGGACGATGATTAAGCCCCTTGTGGATTATTTGGTTTCGTTGGGCTTGCCCAAGAAGATCTTAGCTAGAATGTTTGAGAAGCGGGCGTATATTCTCGGCTATGATCTTGAGGAGACTGTGAAACCAAATGTGGATTGTTTGTTGAGTTTTGGTATCAAGAAGGAAGCACTCGCATCCATCATTGCTCAGTATCCACAAATTCTTGGTTTGCCCTTAAAGGCGAAACTGTCCTCCCAACAGTACTTCTTCAACCTGAAGCTGAAGATCGACCCTGATGGGTTTGCTCGTGCTATTGAGAGGATGCCACAGATCGTCAGTCTCAAACAAAACGTGATTATGAAACCAGTAGACTTCCTACTGGGACGGGGCATTGCTGCTGCTGACATGGCTAAGATGGTTGTCAAGTGTCCCCAACTATTTGCTCTTCAAGTCGGGCTCATGAAGAACAGTTACTACTATTTCAAGAGTGAGATTGGGAGGCCAGTGAAGGAGCTTGTCGAGTTTCCTGAATACTTCACTTACAGCTTAGAATCAAGGATCAAACCGCGTTACCAGAGGCTGCAGAGCAGGGGGATTAGATGCTCTCTGGCGTGGTTCCTCAATTGTAGCGATCAAAGATTTGAAGAGCGACTTCAAGGTGCGTACATAGAAGCTGAGAGCTCTGGTCCATCTTTCACTGTAGGTGGGAAGTTAGAGCTTCCTGGGAGTAATGATGTTGTATCGGAGGAAGACGAGAGTGATGATGAAATACTTTATAGGCGTACCGTGTCTTTGTAA
- the LOC121760364 gene encoding histone H3.v1-like has product MTAIMLFGKYVRAESDGNLSRSPTHDDDTNSMDETSTSTSTSTSTSRKRKLAATTSPNQLNGLSLGHDAYYLLELPLESFAKIERNLTTRSPPNQVNGLSLGFPTASSTQEDQPAAMPNPNHEDALSLALPTASSTPQDQPPAMQNPNQEEGLSLDFPTASSTQQDQPHAMQNPNQEDDLSLELSLGLPLSSSTQEDQPAMQNPDQEDEEVEEQEQQQEEEEEKFTSSDVERNHNRLLISGHMNNLMASLTEEERGRVESNGRRDFLRVVTMTTNNYGVEYILHLKRWAGSGALVLKHEWGKLVGANELRIGDSVVGRGYRVDDEFRLLLDIIMNHQVH; this is encoded by the exons ATGACAGCAATCATGCTGTTTGGAAAATATGTTCGTGCTGAATCTGATGGTAATCTCTCCCGCTCTCCAACTCACGATGACGATACGAATTCGATGGACGAGACTTCAACTTCAACTTCAACTTCAACTTCAACTTCAAGGAAGAGAAAGTTAGCAGCGACAACAAGCCCTAATCAACTCAATGGCTTATCTCTTGGCCAT GATGCCTATTATCTTCTTGAGTTACCTCTGGAGTCATTTGCCAAAATTGAGAGAAATTTGACGACAAGAAGCCCTCCTAATCAAGTAAATGGCTTATCTCTTGGCTTTCCCACTGCTTCATCTACACAAGAAGATCAACCTGCTGCTATGCCAAACCCTAATCATGAGGATGCCTTATCTCTTGCCTTGCCCACTGCTTCTTCTACACCACAAGATCAACCACCTGCTATGCAAAACCCTAATCAAGAGGAAGGCTTATCTCTTGACTTTCCCACTGCTTCATCTACACAACAAGATCAACCACATGCTATGCAAAACCCTAATCAAGAGGATGACTTATCTCTTGAGTTATCTCTTGGCTTGCCCCTATCTTCTTCTACACAAGAAGATCAGCCTGCTATGCAAAACCCTGACCAAGAGGATGAGGAGGTGGAAGAACAAGAACAACAacaagaagaggaggaggaa aagtttacttcatcgGATGTTGAAAGGAATCACAACCGGTTGCTCATCAGCGGACACATGAATAATCTGATGGCTTCTTTGACGGaagaagagagaggaagagtgGAATCGAATGGAAGAAGAGATTTTCTGAGGGTGGTGACGATGACTACAAATAATTATGGAGTTGAATACATATTGCACTTAAAGAGGTGGGCTGGTTCGGGTGCCTTAGTATTGAAACATGAATGGGGGAAGCTCGTGGGCGCAAACGAATTGCGGATAGGGGATTCCGTTGTGGGACGGGGATATCGCGTAGATGATGAGTTCCGTTTGCTTCTCGATATAATCATGAATCATCAAGTCCATTAG
- the LOC121761601 gene encoding uncharacterized protein LOC121761601 has product MASLYTFAPPSYSIGILRRPSPAICSPFLNRVVPAGLNLNGNLNVSPFRFGTELYLQEKKRRGRVSASNTNPEKKADDTKSSDGASSPPFLTILAGLLVFLFISWIIGSVVMWIIGFVLHPPQLK; this is encoded by the exons ATGGCTTCTCTGTATACTTTTGCACCGCCATCATACTCAATTGGAATCCTCCGCCGTCCCTCACCGGCAATTTGTTCCCCTTTCCTTAACCGTGTTGTTCCTGCCGGCCTTAATTTGAACGGCAATCTCAATGTAAG CCCTTTCAGATTCGGTACGGAACTTTATCTGCAAGAAAAGAAGAGGCGGGGTCGAGTATCTGCATCAAATACGAACCCTGAGAAAAAAGCAGATGACACTAAATCGAGTGATGGTGCTTCAAGTCCTCCATTCCTGACGATTTTAGCTGGTCTCCTAGTCTTCTTGTTCATCTCTTGGATAATAGGATCCGTAGTAATGTGGATTATTGGCTTTGTTTTACATCCTCCACAGTTGAAATGA